TACAAATTCTCCCACTATTCTCAGGAATCTTTAACGCTCTTTACAACTAATACACGATACTTAATACATGAAAACTACATCATTTCGAAGAATCGCAGCCCTATCCATTGCTTTCTCACTCATCGGAGGCGTAACTCTTGCTATGCCTGCGATTGCAGCAGAACCTACAGTTCGATATATCGCGGTCAGTGCTACCGGAACGACATTGGTTGTTCCAGATGCAGTGCGGATCGATGCAACTGTTTCGGTGCTTGCAAAAACCACTAAAGAAGCACTTGCCGCATCCTCAACATCGGCATCTGCTGTTCGCCGTGCATTGACTGCAGCAAAAATCGCTGCTAAAGATCTTGCAACACAATCTGCAACTGTTTATCCAGAGTATTCATACCCACAAGATGGAAGTGCACCAGTACTAAGTGGCTACCGGGCATCACAGAGTTTTAATATTACAGTACGTGCAGCTTCGACAGCAGGTGCAGTAATTGATGCAATCGTTGATGCCGGTGGAAATAATATT
This window of the Candidatus Planktophila sp. genome carries:
- a CDS encoding SIMPL domain-containing protein (The SIMPL domain is named for its presence in mouse protein SIMPL (signalling molecule that associates with mouse pelle-like kinase). Bacterial member BP26, from Brucella, was shown to assemble into a channel-like structure, while YggE from E. coli has been associated with resistance to oxidative stress.) → MKTTSFRRIAALSIAFSLIGGVTLAMPAIAAEPTVRYIAVSATGTTLVVPDAVRIDATVSVLAKTTKEALAASSTSASAVRRALTAAKIAAKDLATQSATVYPEYSYPQDGSAPVLSGYRASQSFNITVRAASTAGAVIDAIVDAGGNNILINGVSPFVINDDKATDVARGLAVARAKAKAKSYAKLLGIKLGKVIFLEETSAPISYPIYSVSTKAEDSATQIDLGQQKVAVSVSVRWAIG